The Athene noctua chromosome 15, bAthNoc1.hap1.1, whole genome shotgun sequence genome contains a region encoding:
- the MMD2 gene encoding monocyte to macrophage differentiation factor 2 isoform X3, whose amino-acid sequence MFMSRVLDFQKTRYARFMNHRVPPNRRYQPTEYEHAANCATHAFWILPSILGSSILYILSDDQWETISAWIYGFGLSSLFIVSTIFHTISWKKRHLRTVEHCLHMFDRMVIYFFIAASYAPWLNLRELGPWASHMRWIIWIMASIGTVYVFFFHERYKLVELVCYVVMGFFPALVILSMHLEINPFSI is encoded by the exons GTTCATGAATCACCGTGTTCCGCCCAACCGCAGGTACCAGCCGACGGAGTATGAGCATGCGGCAAACTGTGCCACCCATGCA TTCTGGATCCTGCCCAGCATTCTCGGCAGCTCCATCCTCTACATCCTCTCCGACGACCAGTGGGAAACCATCTCAGCCTGGATCTATGGCTTTGGCTTGTCCAGCCTCTTCATTGTCTCCACCATCTTCCACACCATCTCCTGGAAGAAGAGGCATCTCAG gACGGTGGAACACTGCTTGCACATGTTTGACAGGATGGTGATCTACTTCTTCATCGCAGCGTCGTATGCTCCCTG GTTGAACCTGAGGGAGTTGGGTCCATGGGCCTCCCACATGCGCTGGATCATCTGGATCATGGCGTCTATCGGGACCGTCTACGTCTTCTTCTTCCATGAGCG GTACAAGCTGGTGGAGCTGGTGTGCTACGTTGTCATGGGCTTCTTCCCTGCCTTGGTCATTCTCTCCATG CATCTGGAAATAAACCCATTTTCTATCTGA
- the MMD2 gene encoding monocyte to macrophage differentiation factor 2 isoform X1: MFMSRVLDFQKTRYARFMNHRVPPNRRYQPTEYEHAANCATHAFWILPSILGSSILYILSDDQWETISAWIYGFGLSSLFIVSTIFHTISWKKRHLRTVEHCLHMFDRMVIYFFIAASYAPWLNLRELGPWASHMRWIIWIMASIGTVYVFFFHERYKLVELVCYVVMGFFPALVILSMPNRDGLPELVAGGLFYCLGMVFFKSDGRIPFAHAIWHLFVAIGAGIHYYAIWRLDPMGVISEAISPLGVFWP, translated from the exons GTTCATGAATCACCGTGTTCCGCCCAACCGCAGGTACCAGCCGACGGAGTATGAGCATGCGGCAAACTGTGCCACCCATGCA TTCTGGATCCTGCCCAGCATTCTCGGCAGCTCCATCCTCTACATCCTCTCCGACGACCAGTGGGAAACCATCTCAGCCTGGATCTATGGCTTTGGCTTGTCCAGCCTCTTCATTGTCTCCACCATCTTCCACACCATCTCCTGGAAGAAGAGGCATCTCAG gACGGTGGAACACTGCTTGCACATGTTTGACAGGATGGTGATCTACTTCTTCATCGCAGCGTCGTATGCTCCCTG GTTGAACCTGAGGGAGTTGGGTCCATGGGCCTCCCACATGCGCTGGATCATCTGGATCATGGCGTCTATCGGGACCGTCTACGTCTTCTTCTTCCATGAGCG GTACAAGCTGGTGGAGCTGGTGTGCTACGTTGTCATGGGCTTCTTCCCTGCCTTGGTCATTCTCTCCATG CCCAACAGGGATGGTCTCCCGGAGCTGGTGGCCGGTGGACTCTTCTACTGCCTGGGCATGGTCTTCTTCAAAAGCGATGGCCGCATCCCCTTCGCCCATGCCATCTGGCACCTATTTGTGGCCATCGGAGCTGGCATCCACTACTACGCCATTTGGAG GCTTGATCCCATGGGAGTAATCTCAGAAGCCATTTCACCATTGGGTGTTTTTTGGCCCTAA
- the MMD2 gene encoding monocyte to macrophage differentiation factor 2 isoform X2, with protein sequence MFMSRVLDFQKTRYARFMNHRVPPNRRYQPTEYEHAANCATHAFWILPSILGSSILYILSDDQWETISAWIYGFGLSSLFIVSTIFHTISWKKRHLRTVEHCLHMFDRMVIYFFIAASYAPWLNLRELGPWASHMRWIIWIMASIGTVYVFFFHERYKLVELVCYVVMGFFPALVILSMPNRDGLPELVAGGLFYCLGMVFFKSDGRIPFAHAIWHLFVAIGAGIHYYAIWRYLYRPGALEAKTSCIWK encoded by the exons GTTCATGAATCACCGTGTTCCGCCCAACCGCAGGTACCAGCCGACGGAGTATGAGCATGCGGCAAACTGTGCCACCCATGCA TTCTGGATCCTGCCCAGCATTCTCGGCAGCTCCATCCTCTACATCCTCTCCGACGACCAGTGGGAAACCATCTCAGCCTGGATCTATGGCTTTGGCTTGTCCAGCCTCTTCATTGTCTCCACCATCTTCCACACCATCTCCTGGAAGAAGAGGCATCTCAG gACGGTGGAACACTGCTTGCACATGTTTGACAGGATGGTGATCTACTTCTTCATCGCAGCGTCGTATGCTCCCTG GTTGAACCTGAGGGAGTTGGGTCCATGGGCCTCCCACATGCGCTGGATCATCTGGATCATGGCGTCTATCGGGACCGTCTACGTCTTCTTCTTCCATGAGCG GTACAAGCTGGTGGAGCTGGTGTGCTACGTTGTCATGGGCTTCTTCCCTGCCTTGGTCATTCTCTCCATG CCCAACAGGGATGGTCTCCCGGAGCTGGTGGCCGGTGGACTCTTCTACTGCCTGGGCATGGTCTTCTTCAAAAGCGATGGCCGCATCCCCTTCGCCCATGCCATCTGGCACCTATTTGTGGCCATCGGAGCTGGCATCCACTACTACGCCATTTGGAGGTACCTCTACCGGCCCGGCGCGCTGGAGGCTAAAACATCCTG CATCTGGAAATAA